A stretch of Lutra lutra chromosome 9, mLutLut1.2, whole genome shotgun sequence DNA encodes these proteins:
- the RDH14 gene encoding retinol dehydrogenase 14, translating to MAVATVAALLAALGGALWLAARRFVGPSVQRLHGGGNSSLMHGKTVLITGANSGLGRATAAELLRLGARVIMGCRDRARAEEAAGQLRRELREAGGPEPGSDDGEAGELVIKELDLASLRSVRAFCQEMLQEEPRLDVLINNAGIFQCPYMKTEDGFEMQFGVNHLGHFLLTNLLLGLLKSSAPSRIVVVSSKLYKYGDINFEDLNSEQSYNKSFCYSRSKLANILFTRELARRLEGTNVTVNVLHPGIVRTNLGRHIHIPLLVKPLFNLVSWAFFKSPVEGAQTSVYLASSPEVEGVSGKYFGDCKEEELLPKAMDESVARKLWDISEVMVGLLK from the exons ATGGCCGTGGCTACTGTAGCTGCACTCCTGGCCGCACTGGGTGGGGCCCTGTGGCTGGCTGCCCGACGGTTCGTGGGGCCCAGTGTCCAGCGCCTGCACGGAGGCGGAAACTCGAGCCTCATGCACGGGAAGACCGTGCTGATCACGGGGGCGAACAGCGGCCTGGGCCGCGCCACGGCCGCCGAGCTGCTGCGCCTGGGGGCAAGGGTGATCATGGGCTGCCGCGACCGTGCGCGCGCCGAGGAGGCAGCGGGTCAGCTCCGCCGCGAGCTCCGCGAGGCCGGGGGTCCGGAGCCGGGCTCTGACGACGGCGAGGCCGGGGAGCTCGTCATCAAGGAGTTGGACCTCGCCTCGCTGCGCTCGGTGCGCGCCTTCTGTCAGGAGATGCTCCAG GAAGAACCTAGACTGGACGTCTTAATCAACAATGCAGGAATCTTCCAGTGCCCTTATATGAAGACCGAAGATGGGTTTGAGATGCAGTTTGGCGTGAACCATCTGGGGCACTTTCTACTCACCAATCTTCTCCTTGGACTCCTCAAAAGTTCAGCTCCCAGCAGGATTGTGGTAGTTTCTTCCAAACTTTATAAATATGGAGACATCAACTTTGAAGACTTGAACAGTGAACAGAGCTATAATAAAAGCTTTTGTTACAGTCGGAGCAAACTGGCTAACATTCTTTTTACCAGAGAACTAGCCCGCCGCTTAGAAGGCACAAACGTGACTGTCAACGTGTTACACCCTGGTATTGTGCGGACTAATCTTGGCAGGCACATACACATTCCACTGTTGGTCAAACCACTTTTCAATTTGGTGTCATGGGCTTTTTTCAAAAGCCCAGTAGAAGGTGCCCAGACTTCAGTTTATTTAGCCTCGTCACCTGAGGTAGAAGGTGTGTCAGGAAAGTACTTTGGAGATTGCAAAGAGGAAGAACTATTGCCCAAAGCTATGGATGAGTCTGTGGCGAGAAAGCTCTGGGATATCAGTGAAGTAATGGTTGGCCTTTTAAAATAG